The following are encoded in a window of Impatiens glandulifera chromosome 5, dImpGla2.1, whole genome shotgun sequence genomic DNA:
- the LOC124938311 gene encoding LOW QUALITY PROTEIN: thioredoxin-like fold domain-containing protein MRL7, chloroplastic (The sequence of the model RefSeq protein was modified relative to this genomic sequence to represent the inferred CDS: inserted 1 base in 1 codon), whose protein sequence is MFLSTVNPNPDLILLSQSSLCNSIATTSTHVSLPCMRFPLSLLGHHFSATKLSCFAVSKKSNFQSDPVSGSNINSEPKREKNKSQNDVILQPEDEDSGREFPTTKPKKIKRGRRSEVTAVEDFVRDSLERTFSSIRQNNSEIMENKENVLKEKVSEEIDSDDVDSEDDEEQSSDEKGKKMVVEEESSNWPLDADVGWGIRASEYFEKHPIKNVIGEDGSEIDWEGEMDDNWVXPSPLIVLVFERYNRASDNWKALKELERAAKVFRSAKDHLPPRTVKIDMNIEKDLAYALQVRESPQILFLRGNRILYREKEIRSGDELVQMIAHFYYKAKKPSCMKEM, encoded by the exons ATGTTTCTTTCTACAGTCAATCCTAACCCAGATTTAATCCTTCTCTCGCAATCTTCTCTTTGCAACTCAATTGCCACTACTTCCACCCATGTCTCTCTTCCTTGTATGCGATTTCCGTTGTCGCTATTGGGACACCATTTTTCTGCAACGAAATTGTCTTGCTTTGCTGtttcaaaaaaatccaattttcaatctGACCCAGTCTCTGGTTCCAATATCAATTCTGAGcctaaaagagaaaaaaacaaatccCAAAACGACGTAATACTTCAACCAGAAGATGAAGATTCTGGAAGAGAATTCCCAACAACAAAACCAAAGAAGATAAAACGTGGCAGGAGGAGTGAAGTTACAGCAGTTGAAGATTTTGTGCGTGATTCCCTTGAGAGAACATTTTCTTCAATCAGGCAAAATAATTCAGAAATTATGGAGAACAAGGAAAATGTGTTGAAGGAAAAAGTGAGCGAAGAGATAGACTCGGATGATGTTGACAGTGAGGATGACGAAGAGCAGAGTAGTGATGAGAAAGGTAAGAAAATGGTTGTTGAGGAGGAAAGCTCAAACTGGCCTTTAGATGCTGATGTGGGATGGGGAATTAGAGCATCTGAGTACTTTGAGAAACACCcgattaaaaatgttattgggGAAGATGGCAGTGAGATTGATTGGGAAGGTGAAATGGACGATAATTGGG AACCTAGCCCACTAATTGTTCTCGTGTTTGAAAGATACAACAG AGCAAGCGATAACTGGAAGGCTTTAAAAGAACTAGAGAGGGCAGCAAAAGTCTTTAGGAGTGCCAAAGACCATTTACCTCCTCGG ACGGTTAAGATAGATATGAACATCGAGAAGGATTTAGCTTACGCGTTGCAAGTCAGGGAGTCCCCGCAGATTTTGTTTTTACGAGGAAATAGAATCTTATATAGGGAAAAGG AGATTCGATCTGGAGATGAGTTGGTCCAAATGATAGCACACTTTTACTACAAAGCCAAAAAACCTTCATGTATGAAAGAAATGTGA